One genomic region from Bufo bufo chromosome 3, aBufBuf1.1, whole genome shotgun sequence encodes:
- the THAP12 gene encoding 52 kDa repressor of the inhibitor of the protein kinase — MPNFCAAPNCTRKSTQSDLAFFRFPRDPNRCQKWVENCRRYDLEDKTPDQLNKHYRLCAQHFEDSMICRSSPYRTVLRENAIPTIFDLTSHLGNPGRRRKRIKELSEEEIRTLKERKLDAVIPLQENHQNNNNDVEIQIEIEDSEESAAMTDEERYNKEYIKSLFEIVLLMGKQNVSLEGRNFKDQNGIYSQDNFQALLEYRINSGDEVLRKKFEMLAVNQEYCSRFQQEQILDVCDRCIREEVMRDVRNSQFFSIIVEDAVDLAGEEHMPIFIRHIDDGNNLHEEFVGFLPCEDDAEIMAMNFLTTITEKWKLNMEYCRGQSYIASSRLSSKMKIVASRLLQKCPQATYTLCSSCALNIWLAKSIPVTGVSVVLGTLEDIYLFFGKSSTLEIELENTITSLFMDNVEKGNELKEILRSEWISRHDTFEIIVTLLPSFVHCLDRVTCDDSFRWNTRVTSQAFLLSSALTDFDFVVTIVILKNALSFTRAFGKNLQGLTSDVFSAANSLTAVLHTLNEVMENIEVYHEFWFEEATNLAVKMDIPVKLPGRFCRMQHVNLQSDLTSENFYKETLSIPTIQHIIQGLKDVFSEHHLKALKCLSLVPSVMGQLKFSTSEEHNTNLYKYDLPSPETLSAELHCWRVKWKHRGKDVELPSNIFESLHLQDIKFFPNVYALLKVLCILPVFKVENEKYESGRKRLKFYLESTPVEQRSSQLALVNISYDFKYDLDVMVDTYMKMVANDAKFESMSPHSEIVDEV; from the exons ATGCCGAATTTCTGCGCAGCCCCGAACTGCACCCGAAAGAGCACACAGTCCGACCTGGCTTTCTTCCGATTTCCCCGGGATCCGAACCG ATGCCAGAAATGGGTTGAGAACTGTAGAAGATACGACCTAGAAGACAAGACCCCGGATCAGCTGAACAAGCACTACAGGCTGTGCGCCCAGCACTTCGAGGACTCCATGATCTGCAGAAGC AGTCCATACAGGACGGTTCTTCGGGAAAACGCCATCCCAACCATATTTGACCTCACCAGTCATCTCGGGAACCCCGGTAGAAGAAGGAAGAGGATAAAAGAGCTG AGTGAAGAAGAAATCCGGACATTAAAGGAAAGGAAAC tCGATGCCGTCATCCCCTTGCAAGAAAACCATCAAAACAATAACAACGATGTAGAAATCCAGATCGAAATTGAAGATTCGGAGGAAAGTGCAGCCATGACCGATGAAGAAAGGTATAACAAGGAGTACATCAAGTCTTTGTTTGAGATTGTGCTTCTGATGGGAAAACAGAACGTTTCCTTGGAAGGACGTAATTTTAAAGATCAGAACGGAATCTACTCCCAGGACAACTTCCAGGCGCTTCTCGAGTATCGTATCAATTCTGGGGATGAAGTTCTGAGAAAGAAATTTGAGATGCTCGCCGTCAATCAGGAGTACTGCTCTCGTTTCCAGCAGGAGCAGATCTTGGACGTCTGCGATAGGTGCATAAGAGAGGAGGTGATGCGGGACGTCCGGAACTCCCAGTTTTTTTCCATTATTGTCGAAGACGCAGTTGACTTGGCAGGAGAAGAGCacatgcccattttcatcaggcatATAGATGACGGCAACAACCTCCACGAAGAGTTTGTCGGGTTTCTGCCATGTGAAGACGACGCAGAAATTATGGCCATGAACTTCCTCACGACGATCACAGAAAAATGGAAGCTAAATATGGAATACTGCCGCGGACAGTCGTACATTGCTTCCAGTAGACTGTCTTCTAAAATGAAAATTGTAGCTTCACGGCTATTACAAAAATGTCCGCAAGCAACTTATACACTTTGTTCTTCTTGTGCCTTGAATATATGGTTGGCGAAGTCCATACCTGTCACCGGAGTCTCCGTAGTGTTGGGTACTTTGGaagacatttatttattttttggtaagTCGTCTACCTTAGAAATAGAGCTGGAAAATACAATCACCAGTCTTTTTATGGACAATGTTGAGAAAGGTAACGAACTCAAGGAAATCCTGAGATCGGAGTGGATAAGCAGACACGATACTTTCGAAATTATAGTGACTCTCCTCCCTTCGTTTGTTCACTGCTTGGACAGAGTAACCTGCGATGACTCATTTAGATGGAATACGAGGGTAACCAGCCAAGCGTTTCTACTGTCCAGTGCCTTGACGGATTTTGACTTTGTCGTCACTATTGTCATATTGAAAAATGCCCTCTCGTTTACGCGAGCTTTTGGCAAAAATTTACAAGGACTGACTTCCGATGTATTCTCTGCTGCCAATAGCTTAACAGCCGTTTTACACACCTTGAATGAGGTCATGGAGAATATCGAAGTTTATCACGAGTTCTGGTTTGAGGAAGCAACTAACCTGGCGGTAAAGATGGACATCCCTGTCAAACTCCCGGGTCGGTTCTGTAGAATGCAGCACGTGAACTTGCAATCCGACCTGACGTCGGAAAACTTTTATAAAGAAACTCTCAGCATACCGACCATCCAACACATCATTCAAGGGCTGAAGGACGTCTTTTCTGAACATCACCTGAAAGCCCTCAAATGCTTATCCCTTGTGCCATCTGTCATGGGTCAGCTCAAATTCAGCACCAGCGAGGAACATAATACTAATTTGTATAAATATGACCTCCCCAGTCCAGAAACGCTCTCTGCAGAGCTCCACTGTTGGCGGGTCAAATGGAAACACAGAGGCAAAGATGTTGAGCTTCCGTCCAACATCTTCGAATCTCTTCATCTCCAGGATATAAAATTCTTCCCGAATGTTTACGCCCTTCTTAAGGTTTTGTGCATTTTACCTGTTTTTAAAGTCGAAAATGAGAAATATGAAAGTGGACGAAAGCGTCTGAAGTTCTACCTGGAGAGCACACCCGTGGAGCAAAGGTCAAGCCAACTGGCCTTAGTCAACATAAGCTACGATTTCAAGTATGACTTGGACGTAATGGTGGACACGTACATGAAAATGGTTGCAAATGATGCCAAGTTTGAGTCCATGTCTCCACATTCAGAAATTGTGGATGAAGTTTGA